In Chanodichthys erythropterus isolate Z2021 chromosome 9, ASM2448905v1, whole genome shotgun sequence, a genomic segment contains:
- the bend5 gene encoding BEN domain-containing protein 5 isoform X2, whose amino-acid sequence MQKKMKIPKMSNRNTVENHLGEERMPLRHKKVQSQEQQRASSNSSKSLAAVVARLERNAVNSCTEGEELDRLTTEEEEEQDEAVVPRVLYEELVHSYRQQEEEMRRLQQELERTRRQLLQQAKKLKEYGSLLTEVKELRDFNRRLQDVLLMRLGSEPMHDNGTQTIKAEVVEPISEPQEVCQEEANTSSTHSHSPSPRTVYTFNDGKVHLGGGIWVEEEKWHQLQRTQGDSKFTKNLAVMIWGTETLKNRSVTGVATKKKKDALPKPPLSPSKLKIVRECLYDRVSQETADSAEITQRLSKVNKYICEKIMDINKSIKNEERRESKLLIQQTVKMENFPYDGL is encoded by the exons ATGCAAAAGAAGATGAAAATACCCAAGATGTCGAACAGGAACACAGTGGAGAATCACCTTGGCGAGGAGAGAATGCCCCTTAGACATAAAAAG GTCCAGTCACAGGAACAGCAGCGGGCCAGTTCCAACTCCTCAAAGAGCCTGGCTGCGGTGGTGGCACGGCTGGAAAGGAACGCAGTCAACTCATGCACAGAGGGAGAGGAGCTGGACAGACTCAcaacagaggaagaggaagaacagGATGAGGCCGTGGTGCCTCGCGTCCTGTATGAGGAGCTGGTGCACAGCTACAGGCAGCAGGAAGAAGAAATGAGACGGCTGCAGCAGGAACTGGAGCGCACACGCAGGCAGCTGCTGCAGCAGGCCAAGAAGCTGAAGGAGTATGGCAGTCTGCTGACCGAAGTCAAGGAGCTCCGTGATTTCAATCGACGCCTGCAGGACGTCCTGCTCATGAGGCTTGGCAGCG AGCCGATGCATGACAATGGCACACAGACAATCAAAGCAGAGGTGGTGGAGCCGATCAGTGAACCACAGGAGGTGTGTCAAGAGGAAGCCAACACTAGCTCCACCCACTCCCACTCCCCATCCCCGAGAACCGTCTACACCTTCAATGATGGAAAA GTGCACTTGGGTGGAGGAATTTGGGTGGAGGAGGAGAAGTGGCACCAGCTACAGCGGACACAGGGAGACTCGAAATTCACCAAAAACCTGGCGGTGATGATCTGGGGGACAGAAACCCTGAAGAACCGCAGTGTGACTGGCGTCGCTacgaagaagaagaaagatGCCTTGCCCAAACCACCGCTCTCACCAAGCAAGCTCAAAATCGTCCGAG AGTGTCTGTACGACCGTGTGTCTCAAGAAACAGCCGACAGCGCAGAGATCACCCAGCGATTATCCAAAGTGAACAAATACATCTGCGAAAAGATCATGGATATCAACAAATCCATCAAGAACGAGGAACGGCGAGAGTCCAAGCTTCTCATCCAACAGACAGTGAAGATGGAGAACTTCCCTTATGACGGCCTGTAG
- the bend5 gene encoding BEN domain-containing protein 5 isoform X1: MYAFVRFLEDDMCYALPVSDVKDFQPVHKRDFDDQKVYVVLRGAGHPAKAHILALAESIEEFEHSIMQKKMKIPKMSNRNTVENHLGEERMPLRHKKVQSQEQQRASSNSSKSLAAVVARLERNAVNSCTEGEELDRLTTEEEEEQDEAVVPRVLYEELVHSYRQQEEEMRRLQQELERTRRQLLQQAKKLKEYGSLLTEVKELRDFNRRLQDVLLMRLGSEPMHDNGTQTIKAEVVEPISEPQEVCQEEANTSSTHSHSPSPRTVYTFNDGKVHLGGGIWVEEEKWHQLQRTQGDSKFTKNLAVMIWGTETLKNRSVTGVATKKKKDALPKPPLSPSKLKIVRECLYDRVSQETADSAEITQRLSKVNKYICEKIMDINKSIKNEERRESKLLIQQTVKMENFPYDGL; the protein is encoded by the exons atgTACGCTTTCGTGCGTTTCTTGGAGGACGACATGTGCTACGCGTTACCTGTGTCAGACGTGAAAGATTTCCAGCCTGTGCACAAAAGAGATTTTGATGATCAGAAGGTGTATGTAGTGCTGAGAGGCGCAGGCCATCCTGCCAAAGCACACATCCTCGCCCTGGCAG AAAGCATTGAGGAATTTGAGCACAGTATTATGCAAAAGAAGATGAAAATACCCAAGATGTCGAACAGGAACACAGTGGAGAATCACCTTGGCGAGGAGAGAATGCCCCTTAGACATAAAAAG GTCCAGTCACAGGAACAGCAGCGGGCCAGTTCCAACTCCTCAAAGAGCCTGGCTGCGGTGGTGGCACGGCTGGAAAGGAACGCAGTCAACTCATGCACAGAGGGAGAGGAGCTGGACAGACTCAcaacagaggaagaggaagaacagGATGAGGCCGTGGTGCCTCGCGTCCTGTATGAGGAGCTGGTGCACAGCTACAGGCAGCAGGAAGAAGAAATGAGACGGCTGCAGCAGGAACTGGAGCGCACACGCAGGCAGCTGCTGCAGCAGGCCAAGAAGCTGAAGGAGTATGGCAGTCTGCTGACCGAAGTCAAGGAGCTCCGTGATTTCAATCGACGCCTGCAGGACGTCCTGCTCATGAGGCTTGGCAGCG AGCCGATGCATGACAATGGCACACAGACAATCAAAGCAGAGGTGGTGGAGCCGATCAGTGAACCACAGGAGGTGTGTCAAGAGGAAGCCAACACTAGCTCCACCCACTCCCACTCCCCATCCCCGAGAACCGTCTACACCTTCAATGATGGAAAA GTGCACTTGGGTGGAGGAATTTGGGTGGAGGAGGAGAAGTGGCACCAGCTACAGCGGACACAGGGAGACTCGAAATTCACCAAAAACCTGGCGGTGATGATCTGGGGGACAGAAACCCTGAAGAACCGCAGTGTGACTGGCGTCGCTacgaagaagaagaaagatGCCTTGCCCAAACCACCGCTCTCACCAAGCAAGCTCAAAATCGTCCGAG AGTGTCTGTACGACCGTGTGTCTCAAGAAACAGCCGACAGCGCAGAGATCACCCAGCGATTATCCAAAGTGAACAAATACATCTGCGAAAAGATCATGGATATCAACAAATCCATCAAGAACGAGGAACGGCGAGAGTCCAAGCTTCTCATCCAACAGACAGTGAAGATGGAGAACTTCCCTTATGACGGCCTGTAG